AGAGAAAAATACATCAATCTTAGTTTTGGAACGAGGTGGCAGGTTTTTTGGTGACGGAGTATATATGGGAGCAGGCGGCATTTTTTATTCGATGAACCCGAAGCAAGATGATGCTCCTGTGATTAATACAGAGAGAGTAGTTATTGTTGATAGTGTGATTAATACTGGAAAATCAATAATGAGGATTATTGATGAGTTAAAGAATCATAATCCAGGCATTGACGTTATTATCGCTGCAAATGTTATTCAGAATGAAGCTGTCGAGTTGTTTAAGGATTATCTTGTGTTTGCAACAAGGCTTTCGAAGAATTCATTTGTAGGAGTTAATCAATCAAAGCAAACTGGCAAAACAGGACCGGATACTGCAGATAGACTTTTTAATTTAATAAAAAAACGATATTGAAATGATTTTGTTGCAACAAGATTTTTTTGTTTTTAGTCAAATGTCAACATTTAACAATTTGTTAAAAATGCACAAATTGTAGACTGTTAACAATCTGAATGTGTGTGAATGAAAAACAGATATCGTTCATATATGTAGTAAAATCCGTCCACGAAAGACTTGTTTTTTTGTATACAATAAAAATACGTCGTATTCCACAAAAATGCACAAAAACGAAAACGATAATAGATGTTTAATTGGTAAAATGTTATAATTGTCTTAACACAAAGTTTACATTTATGGAGGAATGCAAAATGAAAAAGAGAATGATAGCCCTCATGCTGGCTGGTATCATGGTACTCTCGGTCACAGCCTGTGGCGGTGGAGGAGCTTCCAGCAAGAACCAGAATAATCAGGATGATGGTGAAAGCAAACAGGTTGGAGTTGAGGTAACCGAGGACATGCAGAGTGCACCGCCGGAAGATGCACCTGTAGGAGGACAGGTTGTAGTTGCGATCTCACCAGGTACCTTATCACCGGATATGTACGGCGGATGGTCAAACAATGCAACAAACTCCGGATTCATTGGATTGATGAGTGGTTACGCCCTCGCTGATTACAATCGTGATTATGTTCTTGATTGGGACCCGGTTGTTGTTAAAGATCACGAAGTAATCGAAAACGATGACGGAAGCAAGACATACCGTTTTGAAATCAATGATAACCTGAAATGGAGTGACGGTTCTCCGATTACAGCAAAAGATTATGTATTCAGTCTTCTGCTTCATTCTTCTCCGGAATTTGCAGCCTGTGAAGGTGATGCAACATACGGATGGGCTTTAGTTGGATACAACGATCATGTACAGGGAACAACAAAAGAATTCGCAGGTGTTAACCTTCTTGGGGATTACGAATTTTCTATGACAATCAATGCAGATCAGCTTCCGAACTATTATGAGATGGCAAATGTTGCCTATGGACCGGAACCGCTTGCAGCAATCGCTCCTGGATGCGACGTGAAAGATGATGGAAACGGAGCATACCTTACAGACGGATTTACAGAAGATCTCATCAGAGAAACCTTGCTTGATCCGGATAAAGGATTCCGTTACAAAGCACCGGTTGTATGCGGACCTTACAAATTAAAGAGTGTTGACCTTACAACTGAAACTGTTGAACTTGAAATCAACGAAGAATACCTTGGAACATATGATGGAACAAAACCACATATCCAGACAATTATTTCCAAACCGGTTGCAGATGAAACAATCCGTGACGAATTTGAAAAAGGAACAATTGATTTCTACTCAGCAGGTACAGGAGAAAAGATCGAAGCTGCTTTAACAAAAGTAGAAGAAGGAAAATTAGATGCAAACTATGGTCTTGTACCGGGAACACGTATCAACGAGATGCGTTATATGTGTGACTTTGGACCGACACAGTTTGAAGAAGTAAGACGTGCAATCGCTTATATCGTAGACCGTGATGAAATCAACAAACAGTTAACAGGCGGATACGGTACAGTGGTAGACTGTTATGCAACAGATGCTACAACAGATTTTGCAGCAATCAAAGATGATATTGAATCTGAACTGATTCACTACTCATATGACCTTGATAAAGCAAAACAGGAACTCATCGATGGTGGTTGGACACTGAACGAAAAAGGTGAAGAGTACAAAGAAGGTACAGACAAATACCGTTATAAAGAAGTAGATGGTGAATTGATGAAATTAAAAGTTGAAGTAGCATGCTGTGAAGATGACTACTCAAAACTTTACAACACAGTAATCCCACCGGAAGCAGAAAAGATCGGTATGGAATACAAATACACATCTATGGACTTTGCACTTATGATCAACCATTTGAATCGCCAGGGTATCGATGAACCAGAATATAACATTTTCTACAGTAGTATCGGAATTCCGGAAATTCTCTTCTACTGGAACTGCTTCGATGACGATCCGAGTTTAATGGGAAGCTGGAATGTTAACTACATTTCCGATCCGGAATTAAAAGCAATCGGTAAAGAGATGCAGAAAGTTGATCCTGAAGACATTGACGGATTTAGAAAATTATATGGAGAATTCCAGCTGGCATACAACAAAAAACTTCCAAGTCTTCCAATGGGATCAGGAGTTTCTTATATGTTCTTCAATCCGAAGCTTAAGAATTTCGTTCCTAGAGCTCATGTGGGATGGGGAGCAATGGTATTAGATGCATACTTTGAAGAATAAGCATAAAGGATTCATCAGAATAGATCAATTCTATTAACTTTTGATATGCATGACAAAACAGGGAGGACAGAACAAAGGAAAATGTTCTGTCTTCCCGTATCTTTTCTTTATACGAAAACAAAATTATGGTAATGGTTCGGACAGAATCACATGTCATGAATAATTCAGGAATAACTATTTCATCCAGAAGGAGAAAACTACATTATGGCAAAATACATATTGAAAAGACTTGGTTATATTATTATAGTATTCTTCCTGCTTTCCATCTTACTGTTTGGTATTTTCAAAATGGTACCTGGTGACCCTGCCAGACTTATGGTCGAGGGACAAAAGCAGAGTGTTTCACCGGAACAGTATGAGATGCTTTATCAACAGGCAAGAGTACGTCTCGGACTTGATAAACCGATTCCGGTTCAGTATTTAAGCTGGATGGGAAATATCTTACAGGGAGATTTCGGTTACTCTACCGTATATCGTATTCCGGTTAAAGAACTGATCGGACCTCCGATGAAAAATACAATCGCCCTGAACGTTGTATATTATATTTTCCTTTTCGCAATCGGAATTCCGCTGGGAATCAAATGTGCGGTAAAAAAAGACACGGTGTTTGATACATCACTCCAGGTAGCAACTATGATCGGTATCAGTATTCCTTCATTTATTTCGGCGCTGATCTTTATCTACCTGTTTGCAATTAAAATTCCGATCTTTCCAATCAGTGGAATGGTCACAACGGGTGCAAATTTTACAGGCTTCCGTGCATTCTTAGATTATTTATATCATATGGCACTTCCTATTATTGTATGTCTGACAGGTATCGGTGGTCTGATCCGTTATGTCAGAGGAGCTCTTCTTGATGCATTATCTATGGATTATGTAAGAACAGCCCGTGCCAAAGGTCTGAAAGAAAAAACTGTTATTTACAAACATGCGTTCCGTAACGCGATGATCCCGATCACAGGCTGGATCGTAGGCTCTATCGTAGGTATCTTTGGTGGAGCGGTTATCATTGAGACTCTGTTCTCATGGAAAGGTGTCGGAAAACTTCTGATCGATTCCTTGAACCAGCATGACTATACAGTCGCACTGTCCATGCAGATGTTTTACATTTTGTTAGGACTTGCTGCAAACCTGATCACAGACTTATGTTACTGTATCGTTGATCCAAGAATTAAACTCGATTAGGAGGAAGACAAATGTTATTTGGAAAGAAGAAAGAAAAAGAGCAGCGTTCCGTTCTTGAAGAAGAACAGATGCAAAGTCCTTTTCGTACGATTATAAAAAATCTGCTGGAAAACAAACTGGCTATGGGAGGATTGATTGTATTTGTATCAATTTTTGCA
The sequence above is drawn from the Coprococcus comes ATCC 27758 genome and encodes:
- a CDS encoding ABC transporter permease, producing MAKYILKRLGYIIIVFFLLSILLFGIFKMVPGDPARLMVEGQKQSVSPEQYEMLYQQARVRLGLDKPIPVQYLSWMGNILQGDFGYSTVYRIPVKELIGPPMKNTIALNVVYYIFLFAIGIPLGIKCAVKKDTVFDTSLQVATMIGISIPSFISALIFIYLFAIKIPIFPISGMVTTGANFTGFRAFLDYLYHMALPIIVCLTGIGGLIRYVRGALLDALSMDYVRTARAKGLKEKTVIYKHAFRNAMIPITGWIVGSIVGIFGGAVIIETLFSWKGVGKLLIDSLNQHDYTVALSMQMFYILLGLAANLITDLCYCIVDPRIKLD
- a CDS encoding ABC transporter substrate-binding protein, with translation MKKRMIALMLAGIMVLSVTACGGGGASSKNQNNQDDGESKQVGVEVTEDMQSAPPEDAPVGGQVVVAISPGTLSPDMYGGWSNNATNSGFIGLMSGYALADYNRDYVLDWDPVVVKDHEVIENDDGSKTYRFEINDNLKWSDGSPITAKDYVFSLLLHSSPEFAACEGDATYGWALVGYNDHVQGTTKEFAGVNLLGDYEFSMTINADQLPNYYEMANVAYGPEPLAAIAPGCDVKDDGNGAYLTDGFTEDLIRETLLDPDKGFRYKAPVVCGPYKLKSVDLTTETVELEINEEYLGTYDGTKPHIQTIISKPVADETIRDEFEKGTIDFYSAGTGEKIEAALTKVEEGKLDANYGLVPGTRINEMRYMCDFGPTQFEEVRRAIAYIVDRDEINKQLTGGYGTVVDCYATDATTDFAAIKDDIESELIHYSYDLDKAKQELIDGGWTLNEKGEEYKEGTDKYRYKEVDGELMKLKVEVACCEDDYSKLYNTVIPPEAEKIGMEYKYTSMDFALMINHLNRQGIDEPEYNIFYSSIGIPEILFYWNCFDDDPSLMGSWNVNYISDPELKAIGKEMQKVDPEDIDGFRKLYGEFQLAYNKKLPSLPMGSGVSYMFFNPKLKNFVPRAHVGWGAMVLDAYFEE